A region of the Streptomyces sp. NBC_00442 genome:
TGTGGCGCGACCAACCTGGGCGAGGCCCTGCGCCGCATCGCCGAGGGCGCGGCCATGATCCGCTCCAAGGGCGAGGCCGGCACCGGCAACGTCGTCGAGGCCGTACGCCACCTGCGCCAGATCAAGAACGAGATCGCCAAGCTGCGCGGCTTCGACAACAACGAGCTGTACGCCGCCGCCAAGGAGCTGCGCGCCCCGTACGAGCTGGTCAAGGAAGTCTCCGAGCTCGGCAAGCTCCCCGTCGTGCTGTTCTCCGCCGGTGGTGTGGCCACCCCGGCCGACGCCGCGCTGATGCGCCAGCTCGGTGCCGAGGGCGTCTTCGTCGGCTCCGGCATCTTCAAGTCGGGCGACCCGGCCAAGCGCGCCGCCGCCATCGTGAAGGCCACCACCTTCTTCGACGACCCGAAGATCATCGCGGACGCCTCCCGCAACCTGGGCGAGGCCATGGTCGGCATCAACTGCGACACGCTGCCCGAGACCGAGCGCTACGCCAACCGTGGCTGGTAATCACTCATGAACAACCCCCCCGTCATCGGCGTACTGGCCCTCCAGGGCGACGTACGGGAGCACCTCATCGCCCTGGCCGCGGCGGACGCCGTGGCCAGGCCGGTCAGGCGCCCCGAGGAACTCGCCGAGGTGGACGGCCTGGTCATCCCCGGCGGCGAGTCCACCACCATCTCCAAGCTGGCCGGACTCTTCGGCATGCTGGAGCCCCTGCGCGAGCGCATCGGCGCGGGCCTGCCCGTCTACGGCACCTGCGCCGGGCTGATCATGCTCGCCGACAAGATCCTCGACCCGCGCTCGGGCCAGGAGACCTTCGGCGGCATCGAGATGATCGTCCGCCGCAACGCCTTCGGCCGCCAGAACGAGTCGTTCGAGGCGACCGTCGAGGTCGCCGGCGTGGGTCCCGTGGAGGGTGTGTTCATCCGCGCGCCCTGGGTCGAGTCGGTCGGCGCGCGCGCCGAGGTGCTCGCCGAGCACGGCGGCCACATCGTCGCCGTGCGCCAGGCGAACGCGCTGGCGACCTCGTTCCACCCCGAGCTCACCGGCGACCACCGCATGCACGCGCTGTTCGTCGACATGGTGCGCGGCGCCGCGTGAAGCACGCCCGCTTCGCCGCCCCGCGCGAAGCGGGGGCCGGGCGACGGGCGGGCCGGGTCCCGGTAGGATCTCTGCCGAACGACGCAGAATGGGTTACGCGAAGGAGACAGGCAGATGTCCGGCCACTCTAAATGGGCTACGACGAAGCACAAGAAGGCCGTGATCGATGCCAAGCGCGGCAAGCTCTTCGCGAAGCTGATCAAGAACATCGAGGTCGCGGCCCGCACCGGGGGCGCCGACATCGACGGCAATCCGACGCTCTTCGACGCCGTGCAGAAGGCCAAGAAGCAGTCGGTGCCCAACAAGAACATCGACTCCGCGCTCAAGCGCGGCGCCGGTCTCGAGGCGGGCGGTGCCGACTACGAGACGATCATGTACGAGGGTTACGGACCGAACGGTGTCGCGGTGCTCATCGAGTGCCTCACCGACAACCGCAACCGTGCCGCCTCCGACGTACGTGTCGCGATGACCCGCAACGGCGGCTCGATGGCCGACCCGGGATCCGTCTCGTACCTGTTCAACCGCAAGGGCGTCGTCGTCCTGCCCAAGGGCGAGCTCTCCGAGGACGACGTCCTGGAGACCGTTCTCGAAGCGGGCGCCGAGGAGGTCAACGACCTCGGTGACTCCTTCGAGATCATCTCCGAGGCCACCGACATGGTCGCGGTCCGCACGGCGCTCCAGGAGGCCGGCATCGACTACGACTCGGCCGAGGCCAACTTCGTCCCGACCATGCAGGTCGAGCTGGACGAAGAGGGCGCGCGGAAGATCTTCAAGCTGATCGACGCGCTGGAGGACAGCGACGACGTCCAGAACGTCTTCGCCAACTTCGACGTCTCCGACGAAGTCATGGAGAAGGTCGACGCCTGACCGGAAATCGCTCCGGTGAAGAAAACCGAATTGGCCCGCCGACGAGACCGTCGGCGGGCCACTTTCGACTCCGGGTCAGCCGTCGATGCTCCGCACCGACCCGTCGTGCCACAGGCTGCCCTTGCCGTCGGGGCCGACGGTGGAAGCGCGCATGTAGGTCGAACTGCCCTGCTGCCACCAGATGTTGATGGTGGACGTGTAGTTACAGGTGTTGTGGAAATAGACGGTGGTCGTGGAGACGCCGTCGGCCCACGACCAGTTGAAGCAGCCGCTGGTGCCCCGGTGCATGGACATCGGCGTCGCCGTCGCGGCCTGGGCGGGCGCGGCTATGGCGACGCTTCCGGCCACGAGCGACGCGGCGACCGCGGCCTTCATGATTTTGCGCATGGTTCCCCGATTCTTTCGAAAAACCCGGCGAACAGATAATTCCGCCGGGAACAGGATGGTCGTTCCTGTCTGTTCCGGGAACCTATCGATGCCGCACAAGGGCGGGCAATGCGGGAATTCCACCTCCTGGAATTCACGATTGACGTATCGGAAATATCTTGATCAACCGGGCGTGCCTTTTGCCGACGCTTTAATTCCGGTGCGCGGCCGCCCGGCAGGGTCGCCGCACCCGCCCGAGTCGCGCCGCGGAGACGGGCGTTGTCAGTGCGGGCCGATAGCCTGCGGGCAGGACGGCTGGAATCAGGGAGGGAGCGCGGTGCGGGTACTGGGCGTGGACCCGGGGTTGACCCGGTGCGGTGTCGGCGTGGTCGAGGGGCTCGCGGGCAGGCCGCTGACGATGCTCGGCGTCGGTGTCGTGCGGACCCCCGCGGATGCCGAGCTCGGCCACCGCCTGGTCGCCATCGAGCGCGGCATCGAGGAGTGGCTCGATGCCCACCGGCCCGAATTCGTCGCCGTGGAGCGGGTGTTCAGCCAGCACAACGTGCGTACGGTGATGGGCACCGCCCAGGCGAGCGCGGTCGCCATGCTGTGCGCCTCCCGGCGCGGCATCCCCGTCGCCCTGCACACCCCCAGCGAGGTCAAGGCCGCCGTCACCGGCAGCGGCCGCGCCGACAAGGCACAGGTCGGTGCCATGGTGACCCGGCTGCTCCGGCTCGACGCCCCGCCCAAACCGGCCGACGCCGCCGACGCGCTGGCCCTCGCCATCTGTCACATCTGGCGCGCCCCCGCCCTCAACAGACTCCAACAGGCCC
Encoded here:
- the pdxS gene encoding pyridoxal 5'-phosphate synthase lyase subunit PdxS codes for the protein MSSTPSSTPNADSPAVGTARVKRGMAEQLKGGVIMDVVNAEQAKIAEDAGAVAVMALERVPADIRKDGGVARMSDPNMIEDIIGAVSIPVMAKSRIGHFVEAQVLQSLGVDYIDESEVLTPADEVNHSDKFAFTTPFVCGATNLGEALRRIAEGAAMIRSKGEAGTGNVVEAVRHLRQIKNEIAKLRGFDNNELYAAAKELRAPYELVKEVSELGKLPVVLFSAGGVATPADAALMRQLGAEGVFVGSGIFKSGDPAKRAAAIVKATTFFDDPKIIADASRNLGEAMVGINCDTLPETERYANRGW
- the pdxT gene encoding pyridoxal 5'-phosphate synthase glutaminase subunit PdxT, producing the protein MNNPPVIGVLALQGDVREHLIALAAADAVARPVRRPEELAEVDGLVIPGGESTTISKLAGLFGMLEPLRERIGAGLPVYGTCAGLIMLADKILDPRSGQETFGGIEMIVRRNAFGRQNESFEATVEVAGVGPVEGVFIRAPWVESVGARAEVLAEHGGHIVAVRQANALATSFHPELTGDHRMHALFVDMVRGAA
- a CDS encoding YebC/PmpR family DNA-binding transcriptional regulator produces the protein MSGHSKWATTKHKKAVIDAKRGKLFAKLIKNIEVAARTGGADIDGNPTLFDAVQKAKKQSVPNKNIDSALKRGAGLEAGGADYETIMYEGYGPNGVAVLIECLTDNRNRAASDVRVAMTRNGGSMADPGSVSYLFNRKGVVVLPKGELSEDDVLETVLEAGAEEVNDLGDSFEIISEATDMVAVRTALQEAGIDYDSAEANFVPTMQVELDEEGARKIFKLIDALEDSDDVQNVFANFDVSDEVMEKVDA
- the ruvC gene encoding crossover junction endodeoxyribonuclease RuvC; translated protein: MRVLGVDPGLTRCGVGVVEGLAGRPLTMLGVGVVRTPADAELGHRLVAIERGIEEWLDAHRPEFVAVERVFSQHNVRTVMGTAQASAVAMLCASRRGIPVALHTPSEVKAAVTGSGRADKAQVGAMVTRLLRLDAPPKPADAADALALAICHIWRAPALNRLQQAHAQHSVRKVTR